In Zobellia roscoffensis, the following are encoded in one genomic region:
- a CDS encoding 4a-hydroxytetrahydrobiopterin dehydratase — translation MKKLSEQEIESKLAKLSGWEYVDGAIETSFEFKDFKDAFSVMTRIAFECEAQGHHPDWSNVYNSLNIRLNTHDAEGITEKDFNLAHSIEKIIESE, via the coding sequence ATGAAAAAACTATCGGAACAAGAAATCGAAAGTAAACTTGCGAAACTTAGTGGTTGGGAATATGTAGATGGTGCTATTGAAACCTCTTTTGAATTTAAAGATTTTAAAGATGCTTTTTCCGTCATGACACGAATTGCCTTTGAATGTGAGGCTCAAGGGCATCATCCTGATTGGAGCAATGTTTACAACTCCCTAAACATTAGACTTAACACTCATGATGCCGAGGGTATAACCGAAAAAGATTTTAATCTCGCCCACAGCATTGAAAAGATAATTGAAAGCGAATAA
- a CDS encoding YncE family protein: MKKNAIQLGLAITIGSFLMVSCDSDDDTVEMDQQDEQQVQLFASNNSNGNVTVYDMTSGEVSTLTTTSTAAEGIYYDDDTDEIIQASRSSNQLNAFADVSTFLVDATITASISSSADLESPRDIAVDDDYIVVADNADVDGNADTPDGRLFIYTRSNGEISLRNVVTTDFALWGIEIVGDDLYAVVDKTNELAVYTDFVATNTTTTAISASKRIAIEGIVRTHGLAYDNGTMILTDVGDAASDSDGAFHIISDFDSKFGAVANGETMVVANNQIRVAGASTFLGNPVAAEYDADSKMVFIAEAANGGGRVLAFSNANAGGDIAPSVNNSLASASSLYFYSSK, translated from the coding sequence ATGAAAAAAAATGCAATACAACTCGGTTTAGCAATCACAATAGGTTCTTTCTTAATGGTTTCATGTGATAGTGATGACGATACAGTTGAAATGGACCAGCAAGATGAACAACAAGTGCAATTATTCGCTTCCAACAATAGTAACGGAAACGTTACGGTCTATGATATGACCAGTGGAGAGGTGAGTACTTTGACTACAACTTCTACTGCTGCGGAAGGTATTTATTATGATGATGATACAGATGAAATCATTCAAGCGTCAAGGTCTTCTAATCAATTGAACGCATTTGCGGATGTTTCTACTTTTTTGGTAGATGCTACAATTACAGCCTCTATTTCTAGCTCTGCGGATTTAGAAAGTCCAAGAGATATTGCTGTTGACGACGATTACATTGTAGTTGCCGATAATGCCGATGTAGATGGTAATGCAGACACACCAGATGGAAGATTATTTATCTATACTAGAAGTAACGGAGAAATTAGTTTGAGGAACGTAGTTACTACGGATTTTGCCCTTTGGGGAATTGAAATAGTGGGCGATGATTTATATGCGGTAGTCGATAAGACAAACGAGTTAGCTGTTTATACTGACTTTGTAGCTACAAATACGACTACTACAGCAATTAGCGCATCAAAACGTATTGCTATAGAAGGAATCGTGCGTACGCATGGTTTAGCTTATGATAATGGAACAATGATTCTTACAGATGTTGGAGATGCCGCATCTGATTCTGATGGAGCGTTTCATATTATTTCGGATTTTGATTCCAAATTTGGCGCTGTAGCAAATGGAGAAACTATGGTGGTAGCCAATAACCAAATTAGAGTTGCTGGTGCAAGTACCTTTTTGGGGAATCCGGTAGCAGCTGAGTACGATGCTGATTCAAAAATGGTCTTTATAGCTGAAGCAGCTAATGGAGGTGGTCGTGTATTGGCTTTCTCAAATGCAAACGCTGGCGGAGATATTGCACCTTCAGTGAACAATAGTTTAGCTTCTGCTTCTTCACTTTACTTCTACTCAAGTAAGTAA
- a CDS encoding 1-acyl-sn-glycerol-3-phosphate acyltransferase, with the protein MQKLASFIYFKVMGWKMVGEFPSHLNKFVIAVVPHTSYVDFFLGLLIRKVWDEQINFVGKKSLFTFPFGYIFRRLGGEPIDRSKNNDMVSATVKVFQKREKFRLTIAPEGTRKKVDKWKTGFYYIAKGAQVPIVLVAFDFGKKQVKISEPLFTTADKEADFAVYQEFFKGVEGKVSR; encoded by the coding sequence ATGCAAAAACTGGCAAGTTTTATATATTTCAAGGTGATGGGCTGGAAAATGGTGGGTGAATTCCCGAGCCATTTAAATAAATTCGTCATTGCTGTGGTGCCTCACACCAGTTATGTTGATTTTTTTCTTGGATTGCTTATCCGAAAAGTATGGGATGAGCAAATCAACTTTGTAGGTAAGAAAAGCCTTTTTACATTTCCTTTCGGTTATATTTTTAGACGTTTAGGAGGTGAGCCTATAGATCGTAGCAAGAATAATGATATGGTTTCGGCCACGGTAAAGGTTTTTCAAAAGCGGGAGAAATTTAGATTAACAATTGCTCCTGAAGGCACCCGGAAGAAAGTTGATAAATGGAAAACGGGTTTTTACTATATAGCCAAAGGAGCTCAGGTACCTATTGTTTTAGTCGCTTTTGACTTTGGGAAAAAGCAAGTCAAAATTTCAGAACCATTATTTACTACCGCAGATAAAGAGGCCGATTTTGCAGTCTATCAAGAATTTTTTAAAGGGGTAGAAGGTAAAGTCTCCAGATAG
- a CDS encoding YebC/PmpR family DNA-binding transcriptional regulator produces the protein MGRAFEFRKARKMKRWSAMSKAFTRIGKDIVMAVKEGGPDPDSNAKLRAVIQNAKSVNMPKDNVERAIKRASDKSLGDYKEVLFEGYAPHGIAILVETATDNNTRTVANVRSYFNKCDGSLGTSGSVEFMFDHTCNFRIPAEGIDPEELELELIDFGAEEVFVDDDGILIYAPFESFGAIQKELENREIEILSSGFERIPQVTKQLTEEEAADVEKLLEKIEEDDDVQNVYHTMQE, from the coding sequence ATGGGAAGAGCTTTTGAATTTAGAAAAGCACGTAAAATGAAGCGATGGTCAGCAATGTCCAAAGCTTTTACGCGTATAGGCAAGGACATTGTAATGGCAGTAAAAGAGGGTGGACCAGACCCAGATTCTAATGCCAAATTAAGAGCGGTTATACAGAATGCCAAATCTGTTAACATGCCTAAGGACAATGTAGAACGTGCTATTAAAAGAGCTTCTGACAAAAGTCTTGGTGATTATAAAGAAGTGCTTTTTGAAGGTTACGCACCGCATGGCATTGCTATATTGGTTGAAACCGCAACGGATAATAATACAAGAACCGTTGCCAATGTTCGTAGTTACTTTAATAAATGCGATGGTAGTTTAGGAACATCTGGTTCGGTAGAATTTATGTTTGACCATACCTGTAATTTCAGAATTCCAGCGGAAGGTATTGACCCTGAAGAACTAGAATTGGAACTTATAGATTTTGGTGCAGAAGAGGTTTTTGTTGATGATGATGGAATCTTGATTTACGCCCCTTTTGAAAGCTTTGGAGCTATTCAAAAAGAATTGGAAAACAGAGAGATTGAAATTCTATCTTCCGGATTTGAGCGTATTCCACAAGTAACCAAACAACTTACGGAAGAAGAAGCTGCCGACGTTGAGAAGCTTTTAGAAAAAATTGAAGAAGATGATGATGTACAAAACGTATATCACACCATGCAAGAGTAG